A genomic window from Caballeronia sp. SBC1 includes:
- a CDS encoding glyoxalase/bleomycin resistance/extradiol dioxygenase family protein, with product MSDPRPADVPWLTPYLTVRDARVSTGFYEQALGFAVRDSVNDDGAVIHVEMTYRGQLILMFAPEGAYGSHAKTPKSTGLMAPQSFYLYVDDVDAAFARAIAVGAKPLIEPQDQYWGDRFAQFEDPDGYRWAIARHLN from the coding sequence ATGTCCGACCCCCGCCCCGCCGATGTGCCGTGGCTCACGCCTTACCTGACCGTTCGCGACGCCCGTGTCTCCACGGGCTTCTACGAACAGGCGCTAGGTTTTGCGGTGCGTGACAGCGTCAACGACGACGGCGCCGTGATTCATGTCGAGATGACGTATCGCGGACAGTTGATCCTGATGTTCGCCCCTGAAGGCGCGTACGGCTCGCACGCGAAGACGCCGAAAAGCACGGGCCTGATGGCGCCGCAATCGTTCTATCTCTATGTCGACGATGTAGACGCCGCGTTCGCACGTGCAATCGCGGTTGGCGCGAAGCCGCTGATCGAACCGCAAGACCAGTACTGGGGCGATCGTTTTGCGCAGTTCGAAGACCCGGACGGGTATCGCTGGGCAATCGCCCGGCATTTGAATTAG